A genomic stretch from Terriglobus sp. RCC_193 includes:
- a CDS encoding efflux RND transporter periplasmic adaptor subunit: MSEQNHIVDAETVNDERSDVKHVHTDVVPAHEEAHADHHIDSPGSMRSIGILFALAILAAIGYGIYSRRSHESTLQETTAQESIPHVVVTHASVGSKSGMLTLPGSVSAFIETPIYSRTNGYLKKWYFDIGAHVKQGQLLAIIETPEVDQQLIQSRAELERQEANAQLAGTTSDRWQSLLAKHAVSQQEADQARSNYIAAQAAVDASKANVKRLEELQSYEKIIAPFSGVITARNTDIGDLINAGSAAANPRELFHLADTSKMRVYAAIPELYADRIRNGGVARITQDSSPGQVITGNIVRNSSAIDRTSRTLNVEVDIENRDNVLRPGAYVFVHFDLPGATGTFTIPSNTMLFRAQGAQVAVVKDDRVQLKQIKIGHDYGDTVEVVSGITAEDALILSPSDSLVNGAQVRVASTVAPKGLE; this comes from the coding sequence ATGAGTGAGCAGAACCACATCGTAGACGCAGAGACCGTGAACGATGAACGCAGCGATGTGAAGCACGTGCATACCGATGTCGTTCCCGCGCATGAGGAAGCCCATGCGGACCACCACATCGACAGCCCGGGCAGCATGCGTTCTATTGGCATCCTTTTTGCGCTGGCCATACTGGCAGCCATTGGCTATGGCATTTATTCACGCCGCTCCCACGAGTCCACACTTCAGGAAACCACAGCGCAGGAATCGATTCCGCATGTAGTCGTAACGCATGCATCCGTCGGTTCGAAGAGCGGCATGTTGACCCTTCCCGGCAGCGTTTCCGCTTTCATTGAAACGCCCATATACTCCCGCACGAATGGCTATCTGAAAAAGTGGTATTTCGACATTGGTGCGCATGTAAAGCAGGGGCAACTGTTGGCCATAATTGAAACGCCGGAGGTGGATCAGCAGTTGATTCAGTCGCGTGCGGAACTGGAACGCCAGGAAGCGAATGCGCAGCTTGCAGGAACCACCAGTGACCGCTGGCAGAGCCTGCTGGCCAAACATGCCGTCTCGCAACAGGAAGCCGATCAGGCCCGCAGCAACTACATTGCAGCACAGGCCGCCGTGGATGCCAGCAAGGCCAATGTGAAGCGACTGGAAGAACTGCAGAGCTACGAGAAGATCATTGCCCCGTTCAGCGGCGTTATTACGGCACGCAACACGGATATTGGGGATCTGATTAACGCGGGATCCGCTGCAGCAAATCCACGTGAACTATTTCACCTGGCGGATACCAGCAAGATGCGTGTGTACGCAGCAATCCCTGAGCTTTATGCGGACCGCATACGCAATGGCGGCGTTGCAAGAATCACCCAGGACAGTAGCCCGGGGCAGGTTATTACCGGCAACATTGTCCGTAACTCCAGCGCGATTGACCGTACCAGCCGAACGTTGAATGTGGAAGTGGATATCGAGAACCGCGACAACGTATTGCGTCCCGGTGCATATGTATTCGTTCATTTCGATCTTCCCGGGGCTACAGGAACATTCACGATTCCCAGCAATACAATGCTCTTCCGCGCGCAGGGCGCACAGGTGGCCGTGGTGAAGGATGACCGTGTGCAACTGAAGCAGATCAAGATTGGTCATGATTACGGTGACACTGTGGAGGTAGTCTCCGGCATCACGGCAGAGGATGCGCTCATACTCAGTCCGTCTGACTCGCTGGTAAACGGTGCACAGGTGCGCGTGGCCAGCACGGTTGCGCCGAAAGGGCTTGAGTAA
- a CDS encoding sulfite reductase flavoprotein subunit alpha, whose amino-acid sequence MSTDTQKYTRNSPYESKMLVNQVLTDRDSEKETRHIELALEEGMAYTPGDAVGIQPTNRDSEVEAVLKALNFKGDEKVLDFFKKEDTLDNALRTKLHIGKLTRGSVNSYAKIAPESVPGLDFLKSLAGQDNKSRAEEYVWGREFLDLITEHPGGITDPQQLFTVLQRLTPRMYSIASSQAKHPDAVHTTVRVVRYHTHNRDRQGLCSGHLGERADEGAIMPIFLHANANFRLPEDTETPVIMVGPGTGVAPFRSFLQHRQAHGHQGNNWLFFGEQREASDFLYKQEFQGMLKDGTLTRLDTAFSRDQTKKIYVQDRMRENQKELWSWLERGAYFYVCGDASRMAKDVEQTLLDTIADGKDCSPEHAQEYLNDLKKQKRYQLDVY is encoded by the coding sequence ATGAGCACTGATACGCAGAAATACACACGCAATAGCCCTTACGAATCGAAGATGCTGGTCAACCAGGTGTTGACGGACCGCGACTCCGAGAAAGAAACCCGTCACATTGAACTGGCGTTGGAAGAGGGCATGGCCTACACGCCCGGCGACGCTGTCGGAATCCAGCCCACCAACCGCGACAGCGAAGTGGAAGCTGTTCTGAAGGCGCTCAACTTCAAGGGCGACGAGAAGGTCCTCGACTTCTTCAAGAAAGAAGATACGCTGGACAATGCGCTGCGTACCAAGCTGCACATTGGCAAGCTGACCCGCGGTAGCGTGAACAGCTACGCCAAGATTGCACCGGAGTCTGTTCCCGGCCTGGACTTCCTGAAGTCGCTTGCCGGACAAGACAATAAATCGCGTGCCGAAGAGTATGTCTGGGGACGTGAATTCCTCGATCTCATTACGGAACACCCCGGTGGTATCACCGATCCGCAGCAGCTTTTCACTGTGTTGCAGCGCCTGACGCCGCGCATGTATTCCATCGCGTCTTCGCAGGCGAAGCATCCTGATGCCGTGCACACCACGGTGCGCGTGGTGCGTTACCACACGCATAACAGGGACCGTCAGGGCCTGTGCTCCGGTCACCTGGGCGAGCGTGCTGATGAGGGCGCCATCATGCCCATCTTCCTGCATGCCAACGCGAACTTCCGTCTGCCGGAAGACACGGAAACCCCCGTCATCATGGTGGGGCCGGGAACCGGTGTGGCTCCGTTCCGTTCCTTTCTGCAGCATCGCCAGGCGCACGGCCACCAGGGCAATAACTGGCTCTTCTTTGGCGAGCAGCGCGAAGCATCGGATTTCCTCTACAAGCAGGAGTTTCAGGGCATGTTGAAGGACGGCACATTGACTCGTCTGGACACTGCTTTCTCACGCGATCAGACGAAAAAGATCTATGTGCAGGATCGTATGCGCGAGAACCAGAAAGAGTTGTGGTCGTGGCTGGAACGCGGTGCGTACTTCTACGTTTGCGGCGATGCTTCACGCATGGCCAAGGACGTGGAACAGACCCTGCTCGACACGATTGCCGACGGTAAGGACTGCAGCCCGGAACACGCACAGGAATATCTGAACGACCTTAAGAAGCAGAAGCGTTATCAACTCGACGTGTACTAA
- a CDS encoding DUF6492 family protein yields MKLSAVMPLKTTGRHYADNIPRCDILFSSLRHFSTPDIFDRFLIVVPHDEVEAAKKYSQAWSDFPIEIVDESEHFGVFQEFNQRHQIRNWHRQQIIKLYGSELINTEYFLVFDPDTFATHPFTLDTLLPGGKALTHMQSRKIEETFWKSSAELLQQNPHLEEDGIWLTPVTLSATLCRSLHKRLEEMFGIPWMKVLLQRYAMDWTEYTLYWLNAEQQGLIDQFHAFPQPGDVELHTSQSIWRAGTGGENLQKWNAAKHFSPDDKGIFAVIQSNTGLNIDQITKKLEPYMPIQRQPYDRQIDLKLKIAETYSAIVRQVMKRTGGALGGR; encoded by the coding sequence ATGAAGTTGAGCGCCGTAATGCCGCTGAAAACCACCGGACGGCACTACGCCGACAATATTCCCCGTTGCGACATTCTCTTCTCTTCCCTGCGGCATTTCTCCACGCCGGATATCTTTGACCGCTTCCTGATCGTTGTTCCTCACGATGAAGTGGAAGCCGCGAAGAAATACTCCCAGGCATGGAGCGACTTCCCGATTGAGATCGTGGACGAGAGCGAACACTTTGGCGTGTTTCAGGAATTCAACCAGCGCCACCAGATTCGCAACTGGCACCGGCAGCAGATCATCAAGCTGTACGGCTCGGAACTGATCAACACAGAATACTTTCTCGTCTTTGATCCGGACACATTTGCCACGCATCCGTTCACCCTGGACACATTACTGCCCGGTGGCAAGGCGCTAACGCATATGCAGTCACGCAAGATCGAGGAAACTTTCTGGAAATCGTCTGCAGAGTTGCTTCAGCAGAATCCGCATCTCGAAGAAGATGGCATTTGGCTGACGCCGGTAACACTCTCCGCAACGCTGTGCCGCAGTCTGCACAAGCGATTGGAGGAGATGTTCGGCATTCCGTGGATGAAGGTATTGCTGCAGCGCTATGCCATGGATTGGACCGAGTACACGCTGTACTGGCTGAACGCGGAGCAGCAGGGATTGATTGACCAATTCCACGCGTTTCCACAGCCAGGCGATGTGGAACTGCATACCAGTCAAAGCATCTGGCGCGCCGGGACAGGCGGCGAGAATCTGCAGAAGTGGAATGCGGCGAAACACTTCTCGCCGGACGACAAAGGCATCTTCGCGGTAATTCAGAGCAACACGGGCCTGAACATTGACCAGATTACGAAGAAGCTGGAGCCATACATGCCTATCCAGCGTCAGCCCTATGACCGGCAAATTGACCTCAAGCTGAAAATTGCAGAGACATACTCCGCGATTGTGCGCCAGGTGATGAAGAGGACTGGTGGAGCATTGGGCGGCCGCTGA
- a CDS encoding LysR substrate-binding domain-containing protein: protein MELRHLRYLVAVAEQQSFSRAAAHLHVSQSAISEQMADLEDEVGVRLLERGHRRTALTEPGKIFLEHAQRVLETSRTAVLEAQRAERGQVGTLRIGFFAGGVGDGFPALIRNFRDTHPGVELTLMEMHVAEQWRALQDGRIDLAFTRVPEPQMRRDIRYEVIQHDPMVAILPLNHPRASAKRLDVKDLSGERFVVSSRGTSPSVYDKVIELCMTAGFTPEIASVSTVWSSVILMVQSGEGVSILPYNRQQIGFRDLAFVPLKQQNAFVELCVCWAARRDRVLLRNFREMAKEHVRTGRL from the coding sequence ATGGAACTCCGACACCTGCGTTACCTTGTGGCCGTAGCAGAGCAGCAAAGCTTCAGCCGGGCAGCGGCTCATCTACATGTCTCCCAGTCTGCTATCAGCGAGCAGATGGCTGATCTGGAGGACGAGGTTGGTGTGCGACTGTTGGAACGGGGTCATCGACGAACGGCTTTAACAGAACCCGGCAAGATATTTCTGGAACATGCGCAACGTGTGCTGGAGACGAGCCGTACCGCCGTCCTGGAGGCACAACGCGCCGAACGCGGCCAGGTGGGGACGCTTCGCATCGGTTTTTTTGCCGGTGGTGTAGGTGATGGCTTTCCTGCGCTCATTCGGAATTTTCGCGACACGCACCCGGGTGTGGAACTAACGCTCATGGAGATGCACGTTGCGGAGCAGTGGCGCGCTCTGCAGGATGGCCGGATCGATCTCGCATTCACACGTGTACCGGAGCCGCAGATGCGCCGCGACATCCGCTATGAAGTCATCCAGCATGACCCGATGGTGGCAATTCTGCCGCTTAACCACCCCCGCGCATCGGCGAAGCGGCTGGATGTGAAGGATCTCTCGGGTGAGCGCTTTGTCGTCTCGTCTCGCGGCACATCGCCCAGTGTCTATGACAAGGTCATTGAACTTTGTATGACAGCCGGGTTCACACCGGAGATCGCTAGTGTCTCTACGGTATGGAGCAGTGTCATTCTCATGGTGCAATCAGGAGAAGGCGTTTCGATCCTGCCCTATAACCGGCAGCAGATCGGTTTTCGCGACCTCGCCTTCGTTCCGCTCAAGCAACAAAACGCATTTGTGGAACTCTGCGTCTGCTGGGCGGCACGGCGCGACCGTGTTCTGCTTCGTAACTTCCGCGAGATGGCGAAGGAGCATGTCCGTACCGGCCGTTTATAG
- a CDS encoding DUF6526 family protein — protein MMPAPQNYQNHGRFDPKFHLFTVPLILLCFIASLFHLWKEHTPANVYFTPTRKRKGTLYGVPF, from the coding sequence ATGATGCCTGCACCGCAGAATTACCAGAATCACGGACGCTTCGACCCGAAATTTCACCTCTTCACAGTCCCTTTGATTCTGCTGTGCTTCATCGCATCTCTGTTTCATCTGTGGAAGGAGCACACGCCAGCGAATGTATATTTTACGCCTACGAGAAAGAGAAAAGGCACCCTTTACGGGGTGCCTTTCTGA
- a CDS encoding polysaccharide biosynthesis/export family protein, whose amino-acid sequence MSLAASGQTPAASPQAASAPPAHYILEEYRLAPGDELSINFPNNAELNHVGPVGPDGRVPIPLLGNVLLAGDTSTQAASVIANALRDAGIAANAVPDITIVRYGTTVYVGGQVKSPGAIQLASGMDVLQAIIAAGGMMDTARTGQVAIIRRTSDNHANVFYVSVKDYTKGRPNAAIATLEPRDVVFVPRSKITEVDMWVDEYINKTIPFSRSLGYSFGNYPVTTVAK is encoded by the coding sequence ATGTCCCTCGCGGCTTCTGGCCAGACACCTGCCGCATCACCGCAGGCTGCTTCCGCACCTCCGGCACATTACATCCTGGAGGAATATCGCCTCGCCCCCGGCGATGAACTTTCCATCAACTTTCCCAACAATGCCGAACTGAATCACGTAGGCCCTGTCGGTCCGGATGGCCGTGTTCCCATTCCGCTCCTGGGCAATGTTCTGCTGGCAGGCGATACGTCCACACAGGCCGCTTCTGTTATTGCTAACGCGCTGCGCGACGCAGGGATTGCCGCTAACGCTGTTCCGGATATCACTATCGTTCGTTATGGCACGACGGTCTATGTGGGAGGCCAGGTGAAGTCACCCGGCGCCATCCAACTGGCATCGGGTATGGATGTTTTGCAGGCCATCATCGCCGCCGGCGGCATGATGGACACGGCTCGTACGGGGCAGGTGGCTATCATTCGCCGCACATCGGACAATCACGCGAATGTTTTCTATGTCAGCGTGAAGGACTACACCAAGGGGCGTCCTAATGCCGCCATCGCCACGCTGGAACCGCGCGATGTGGTGTTTGTCCCCCGTAGCAAGATCACGGAAGTGGACATGTGGGTCGACGAATACATCAATAAGACGATCCCCTTCAGCCGCAGCCTGGGCTACAGCTTTGGCAACTATCCCGTGACCACGGTGGCCAAGTGA
- a CDS encoding efflux RND transporter permease subunit — protein MWIVKVALTRPYTFIVLALLILLAAPIMILRTPTDIFPNINIPVISIGFTYTGLNPEEVEGRLTTPYEKALTTLVDNIQHTESTSYNGYAVIRVFLQPGASLDTANAQVTAASQYELRQLPPGILPPQIINFSASSVPIVQIGVSGQGMSEAQLNDYATNFVRTQFVTVPGSVVPLPYGGKLRQITISMDQSAMQSKGIAPGDLLAALSQQNVITPSGTIKIGSTEYDVRPNGAPRTIEDLQDLPIKQANGNTIFLRDVATVAEGFQFQTNVVRQDGTRGVLISVLKNGNSSTLDVVKGIRESLPRVKTTLPPQLQLTPLGDQSVFVRAAVEGVIREAIIAAVLTAIMILVFLGSWRSTVIIAVSIPLSILTSVIVLGLIGETINTMTLGGLALAVGILVDDATVTIENIERYLEDGYPLLEAIEQGAAQISVPALVSTLCICIVFLPMFFLSGVSRFLFVPLAEAVVFAMLASYVLSRTLVPTLAMYLLKDHVHGEHENGFFARFQRGFNTRFDKVRDAYDGMLRRLIAARKAFVPVFLGICLCCMLLIPFLGQDFFPDTDSGQFTLHVRAPTGTRIEEVANLFDQVESQIRKTIPSDEMSGVLDNIGMPYSSMNTQHLTNGTISAGDGDIFVTLKEDHHPTAKYIETLRRDLPKMFPQATFYMLPADITTQILNFGIPAPIDIQIEGNNIAASKAQADKILAQLREVPGLTDLRIQQPFNGPTLSVDVDRTKALQGGFTPRDVSQSLLNTLSGSFQVTPMFFLNWKNGVNYNMAAQTPQYKMDTVQDLQNVPINRSTSIAAGTGNGQPAILSDMATVKRGTEMTVVNHYNIRRVVDIYGSVQNRDLGAVSRDIERILAKDRKDLPRGTYITLKGQVETMRSSYIGLVGGLIFSIVLVYLLIVVNFQSWVDPFIIITALPAALAGIILFLFLTGTRLSVPALMGAIMCMGVATANSILVVSFAKQQLEEHGDALRAAIEAGATRFRPVLMTALAMIIGMVPMALGMGDGGEQNAPLGRAVIGGLLCATCATLIFVPTVFALIHGRKKSNPQRNQTQLAEVHA, from the coding sequence ATGTGGATCGTCAAGGTTGCGCTAACCCGCCCCTACACCTTTATCGTGCTGGCGCTGCTGATCTTGCTGGCAGCGCCCATCATGATCCTGCGCACCCCCACGGACATCTTTCCGAACATCAACATCCCGGTTATCTCGATTGGTTTCACCTATACGGGCCTGAATCCGGAAGAAGTAGAAGGACGGCTCACCACGCCGTATGAAAAGGCGTTGACGACGCTGGTGGACAACATCCAGCACACGGAATCCACCAGCTATAACGGATATGCCGTAATCCGCGTCTTCCTGCAACCCGGCGCCTCACTTGACACCGCCAATGCCCAGGTCACGGCAGCATCGCAATATGAGCTTCGCCAGTTGCCGCCGGGCATTCTGCCCCCGCAGATTATTAACTTCTCCGCATCAAGCGTTCCCATCGTTCAGATTGGCGTTTCCGGGCAAGGCATGTCCGAAGCACAACTGAACGACTACGCCACGAACTTCGTACGCACACAGTTTGTTACCGTGCCTGGTTCGGTTGTGCCATTGCCCTATGGTGGCAAGCTGCGTCAGATAACCATTTCCATGGACCAGTCGGCAATGCAATCCAAAGGCATTGCGCCGGGTGATCTGCTGGCGGCGCTCTCGCAACAAAATGTGATCACACCTTCAGGAACCATCAAAATTGGTTCCACCGAATATGACGTGCGGCCAAATGGTGCACCACGCACCATTGAAGATCTGCAGGACCTACCGATCAAGCAGGCCAATGGCAACACCATCTTCCTCCGCGATGTGGCTACGGTGGCAGAAGGCTTCCAATTCCAGACGAACGTTGTGCGCCAGGACGGCACGCGCGGTGTTCTGATCAGCGTGTTGAAGAACGGTAACTCGTCCACGCTGGATGTTGTGAAAGGCATTCGTGAATCGCTGCCACGCGTGAAGACCACCCTACCGCCACAGCTACAGTTGACGCCACTGGGCGATCAGTCGGTGTTTGTACGCGCCGCCGTGGAAGGCGTGATCCGTGAAGCCATCATCGCCGCGGTTCTCACGGCCATCATGATCCTTGTCTTCCTGGGAAGCTGGCGGTCCACAGTTATCATTGCCGTCTCGATCCCTCTATCGATTCTGACTTCGGTCATTGTGCTGGGGCTGATCGGCGAAACCATCAACACCATGACGCTGGGCGGACTGGCACTGGCCGTCGGCATCCTGGTGGACGACGCCACCGTCACCATTGAAAATATTGAGCGTTATCTGGAAGACGGCTACCCTCTGCTGGAAGCGATTGAACAAGGTGCTGCGCAGATTTCTGTTCCCGCACTTGTCTCCACGTTGTGCATCTGCATCGTGTTCCTGCCCATGTTCTTCCTGAGCGGCGTGTCACGCTTCCTGTTTGTGCCGCTGGCTGAGGCGGTGGTGTTTGCCATGCTGGCAAGCTACGTCCTTAGCCGTACATTGGTTCCCACGCTTGCGATGTACCTGCTGAAGGACCATGTACACGGCGAACATGAAAATGGCTTCTTCGCACGCTTCCAGCGAGGCTTCAATACTCGCTTTGACAAGGTGCGCGATGCCTACGATGGCATGTTGCGTCGCCTGATTGCAGCTCGCAAAGCTTTTGTTCCTGTGTTTCTTGGCATCTGCCTCTGCTGCATGCTGCTGATTCCCTTCCTTGGGCAGGATTTCTTCCCGGATACCGACAGCGGCCAGTTCACTTTGCATGTGCGTGCTCCAACAGGCACGCGCATTGAAGAAGTGGCCAACCTGTTTGACCAGGTGGAGAGCCAGATTCGCAAGACCATTCCATCCGATGAGATGTCTGGAGTTTTGGACAACATTGGTATGCCGTATTCGTCGATGAATACACAGCATCTGACAAATGGCACCATCAGTGCAGGCGATGGTGACATCTTCGTCACACTGAAGGAAGATCACCATCCCACCGCAAAGTACATCGAGACGTTGCGCCGCGACCTGCCCAAAATGTTCCCGCAAGCAACGTTCTACATGTTGCCCGCAGACATCACCACGCAGATTCTGAACTTTGGTATTCCCGCTCCAATCGACATTCAGATTGAAGGCAACAACATTGCAGCCAGCAAGGCGCAGGCAGACAAGATCCTGGCTCAACTGCGCGAGGTTCCGGGTTTGACAGACCTTCGCATTCAGCAGCCTTTTAACGGCCCCACACTGAGCGTTGATGTAGACCGTACCAAGGCATTGCAGGGGGGCTTCACTCCGCGCGACGTTTCGCAAAGTTTGCTGAACACCCTGAGTGGCTCATTCCAGGTAACACCCATGTTCTTTCTGAACTGGAAGAACGGCGTGAACTACAACATGGCCGCACAGACCCCGCAATACAAGATGGACACGGTGCAGGATCTACAGAATGTTCCGATTAACCGCAGCACCTCCATTGCAGCCGGCACTGGAAATGGACAGCCTGCCATTCTCAGTGACATGGCTACGGTGAAACGCGGCACAGAAATGACCGTGGTGAATCACTACAACATCCGTCGCGTGGTGGATATCTATGGCAGCGTTCAGAATCGCGACCTGGGCGCCGTGAGCCGCGATATTGAAAGGATTCTTGCAAAGGACCGCAAGGATCTTCCTCGCGGCACATACATTACGCTGAAGGGCCAGGTAGAGACGATGCGCAGTTCCTACATTGGCCTGGTGGGCGGTCTGATCTTCTCTATCGTGCTGGTTTATCTGCTGATCGTGGTGAACTTCCAGAGCTGGGTAGATCCATTCATCATCATCACCGCGTTACCAGCTGCACTTGCAGGCATCATTCTCTTTCTCTTCCTTACCGGAACGCGATTGAGCGTTCCGGCACTGATGGGCGCCATTATGTGTATGGGTGTGGCCACGGCGAACTCCATCCTTGTGGTTTCATTTGCCAAGCAACAACTTGAAGAACACGGTGACGCCCTGCGCGCAGCCATTGAAGCTGGTGCAACACGCTTCCGACCTGTATTGATGACTGCACTAGCCATGATCATCGGCATGGTTCCCATGGCCCTGGGGATGGGCGATGGCGGGGAGCAGAACGCACCGCTTGGACGCGCTGTGATCGGTGGCCTGCTGTGTGCTACCTGCGCCACTTTGATCTTTGTTCCTACCGTCTTCGCATTGATTCACGGTCGCAAAAAATCTAATCCCCAGCGCAACCAGACGCAGCTGGCAGAGGTGCATGCATGA
- a CDS encoding efflux transporter outer membrane subunit, whose amino-acid sequence MKKLPLLSLGLAALTLTGCRVGPTYQKPVSMAPPAFKETPPASFGEAEGWKVAHPADAQLRGDWWTMFGDPQLDALEAKVDGANQSLKAAEANYRAAQTYVSFYRANRAPTVGVAPFLGTTRQSTNQPYFNQSSSFASANGVGDLSLPFSLNYEVDLWGRIRRSIESAGDQAQATAADRENLRLSLHAELAQDYMDLRSADAQQKLLSETVQAFQRALQLTQDRYEGGAAPLSDVSQARTQLQSAQVQETDVEVQRARLEHAIAVLTGQAPANVSIPRTPLTITPPVLPVVPGMLPSQLLERRPDIAAAERRTASANEQIGIAQAAFYPTLSISAVAGFMGTSAVNWFTWPSRFFSVGPTFSQTLYDHGRRRSLTDIARDQYDNTVANYQQTTLTAFAQVEDNLAALRELQKEALQQHDATASAQQSLDLFNVRYEGGVDTYLQVITWQTALLQNQRNDIDLQRRQLDATVLLVKALGGGWDTSQLPKP is encoded by the coding sequence ATGAAGAAACTGCCACTACTCAGTCTTGGACTGGCGGCGCTTACCTTGACTGGATGCCGCGTCGGTCCCACGTATCAGAAGCCTGTATCCATGGCACCGCCCGCTTTCAAAGAAACTCCACCTGCATCGTTCGGTGAAGCAGAGGGATGGAAAGTGGCACACCCCGCCGATGCACAACTGCGCGGCGACTGGTGGACGATGTTTGGGGATCCGCAACTCGATGCACTGGAAGCAAAAGTGGATGGTGCTAACCAGTCGCTGAAGGCCGCGGAAGCAAACTATCGCGCTGCACAGACCTATGTGAGTTTCTATCGCGCGAACAGAGCACCAACCGTTGGCGTTGCGCCCTTTCTGGGGACAACGCGGCAATCGACCAACCAGCCGTACTTCAACCAATCCAGTAGTTTCGCCAGTGCCAACGGAGTTGGTGACCTTTCGCTACCCTTTTCATTGAACTACGAGGTGGATCTATGGGGACGCATCCGACGTTCGATTGAGTCCGCTGGCGATCAAGCACAGGCCACTGCTGCAGATCGTGAAAATCTTCGGCTGTCTCTCCACGCAGAACTCGCACAGGACTACATGGACTTGCGCTCCGCCGATGCACAACAGAAGCTGCTGAGCGAAACGGTGCAGGCCTTCCAGCGTGCGTTGCAACTCACGCAGGACCGCTATGAAGGAGGCGCCGCGCCATTGAGCGATGTGTCGCAGGCGCGTACACAATTGCAATCTGCTCAGGTTCAGGAAACTGACGTAGAAGTGCAGCGTGCACGCCTGGAACATGCCATTGCCGTACTCACGGGACAAGCGCCTGCCAACGTGAGCATTCCACGTACACCTTTAACGATCACGCCGCCGGTGCTGCCGGTTGTACCGGGGATGCTGCCTTCGCAGCTACTGGAACGCAGGCCGGATATTGCCGCAGCAGAACGCCGTACGGCCTCAGCAAATGAGCAGATCGGGATTGCGCAGGCTGCGTTTTATCCCACGCTTTCCATCTCTGCAGTCGCAGGTTTCATGGGCACCTCTGCAGTGAACTGGTTTACGTGGCCTTCACGGTTCTTCTCAGTCGGCCCCACGTTCTCACAGACGTTGTATGACCACGGTCGCAGACGTTCTCTCACCGATATTGCACGCGATCAGTACGACAACACCGTTGCAAACTATCAGCAGACGACGCTGACTGCCTTTGCCCAGGTGGAAGACAATCTTGCTGCACTGCGCGAATTGCAAAAGGAAGCCTTACAGCAACACGACGCGACCGCATCCGCGCAACAATCACTTGATCTGTTCAATGTTCGTTATGAGGGTGGAGTGGACACGTATCTACAGGTAATCACCTGGCAGACCGCGCTGTTGCAGAACCAGCGGAACGACATCGATCTGCAGCGCCGGCAGCTGGATGCAACCGTGCTATTGGTGAAAGCATTGGGCGGTGGGTGGGACACCTCGCAGCTACCCAAGCCGTAA
- a CDS encoding deoxyribonuclease IV: protein MACLVRYHENVASLNTPRRIGIHLSTSGGTWTAVQRAVDCGANCFQIFSSSPRQWKPSVVSAADAEKMRTLRAQHNISPLTIHASYLINLCSQSEEVRKNSTAAFRGEVERALALGADFLVFHPGSWKGLTRAEALQHAAENIERAIDGLDCQSSQLRILIENTAGSEFSMGGKLDQVADLLHMLDRCASVDVCLDTCHTHVAGYDIVTAVGYEETVALIEESFGTKRVKVWHCNDAKAPQGSKLDRHEHIGDGTIGPEPFRRILRDPRFAHCAFIAETPVDEPGDTLRNVSILRTLAAV, encoded by the coding sequence ATGGCCTGCCTTGTCCGCTACCATGAAAATGTGGCTTCTTTGAATACTCCCCGACGCATCGGCATTCACCTTTCCACCAGCGGTGGCACCTGGACGGCCGTGCAGCGTGCGGTCGACTGCGGCGCCAACTGTTTCCAGATTTTTTCGTCGTCACCGCGACAGTGGAAGCCTTCCGTTGTGAGTGCTGCTGATGCGGAAAAGATGCGCACACTGCGCGCGCAACACAATATCTCGCCACTGACGATTCATGCGTCGTACCTGATCAATCTCTGTTCACAGAGCGAAGAGGTGCGAAAGAACTCAACCGCAGCCTTTCGCGGTGAAGTGGAGCGTGCGCTCGCGCTAGGTGCAGATTTTCTCGTCTTCCATCCCGGTTCATGGAAGGGCCTGACACGCGCTGAAGCACTGCAGCATGCGGCGGAGAATATCGAACGCGCCATCGATGGTCTTGACTGCCAGAGCTCGCAACTCCGGATCCTCATCGAGAACACGGCAGGAAGCGAGTTCAGCATGGGCGGCAAACTCGATCAGGTGGCTGACCTGCTGCACATGCTGGACCGTTGCGCTTCGGTTGATGTCTGCCTGGACACCTGCCACACGCATGTTGCGGGATATGACATCGTTACCGCGGTAGGCTATGAAGAAACGGTGGCGCTGATTGAAGAAAGCTTCGGTACAAAGCGTGTGAAGGTGTGGCACTGCAATGACGCGAAGGCACCGCAGGGCAGCAAACTTGATCGCCACGAACACATCGGCGACGGCACTATCGGTCCAGAGCCGTTCCGCCGTATTCTGCGTGATCCACGCTTTGCTCATTGCGCCTTCATCGCAGAAACGCCGGTAGACGAGCCCGGCGACACACTTCGCAACGTCAGCATCCTGCGCACTCTGGCTGCCGTGTAG